One Ardenticatenales bacterium DNA segment encodes these proteins:
- a CDS encoding ATP-grasp domain-containing protein, producing MSEPKTIICLASFFKGEAFMRLCKEEGARVILITKENLKDEAWPWDAIDEAFFMPNLSRQPDITYAVSYLARHRIVDQVMPLDDYDVPTAADLREHLRLPGMGATVTRYFRDKLAMRMGAQAGGLLVPPFSGVFNHGQLQQYMDHVPGPWVLKPRTEAGAMGIKKINAQAELWPLLEKLGDEQSFFLLEQFIPGDVYHVDSLIRDGEVIFAVAHKYGRPPMQVAHQGGVFITRTLPREGEEATTLRALNAQLMRALGMRNGVSHTEFIRAHADGRFYFLETAARVGGANIAETVEYATGLNLWREWARMTMCQLRGQRYELPPVRADYAGILICLARQEHPDLSAYQDAEIVYRLHKKQHAGLIVASHDAGRIEYLLQEYGDRFARDFLAVAPPLDKAPQ from the coding sequence ATGTCCGAACCCAAAACGATCATTTGTCTAGCCAGTTTTTTCAAGGGGGAAGCTTTCATGCGCCTGTGCAAGGAGGAAGGCGCGCGTGTGATCCTCATCACGAAAGAGAATTTGAAAGACGAAGCATGGCCCTGGGATGCCATTGACGAAGCCTTTTTCATGCCTAACCTATCCAGGCAACCGGACATTACCTACGCCGTCAGTTATCTGGCGCGACACCGTATCGTTGACCAGGTGATGCCGCTTGATGATTACGACGTGCCCACTGCCGCCGATCTGCGTGAGCATTTGCGTTTGCCGGGCATGGGAGCCACGGTCACGCGCTATTTCCGCGATAAGCTGGCAATGCGCATGGGGGCGCAGGCTGGGGGGCTGCTGGTCCCGCCATTCTCGGGTGTCTTCAATCACGGACAGTTGCAGCAATACATGGACCACGTTCCTGGGCCATGGGTGTTGAAGCCCCGCACGGAAGCGGGGGCTATGGGCATCAAGAAGATCAACGCCCAGGCGGAATTGTGGCCTTTGTTGGAGAAGTTGGGGGATGAGCAATCCTTTTTCCTGTTGGAGCAGTTCATTCCGGGTGATGTTTACCACGTGGATTCTCTCATTCGAGATGGGGAGGTCATTTTTGCCGTGGCGCACAAATATGGTCGCCCACCGATGCAGGTGGCGCACCAGGGAGGCGTCTTTATCACGCGCACCTTGCCCCGCGAAGGGGAAGAAGCGACGACGCTGCGCGCTCTAAACGCGCAGCTTATGCGTGCCTTGGGGATGCGGAATGGCGTGTCACACACGGAGTTCATTCGCGCCCACGCCGATGGTCGCTTTTATTTTCTGGAGACGGCGGCGCGCGTCGGCGGCGCGAACATTGCGGAAACCGTGGAATATGCTACGGGGCTGAACTTGTGGCGTGAATGGGCGCGGATGACCATGTGCCAGTTACGTGGGCAGCGGTATGAACTCCCACCCGTGCGCGCCGATTATGCCGGCATTCTCATCTGCCTGGCGCGACAGGAACACCCCGATTTATCCGCTTATCAGGATGCGGAGATTGTCTATCGCCTGCACAAGAAGCAACACGCGGGGTTGATTGTGGCTTCGCACGATGCGGGGCGCATTGAGTATCTGTTGCAGGAATACGGTGACCGCTTCGCGCGGGATTTTCTGGCGGTGGCCCCACCGCTGGACAAAGCCCCGCAGTAG
- a CDS encoding MFS transporter: protein MLAATTSITDRRSGRLSLFGLLYFVQGALFAYVLVFNNLYLRAFNASAQQLAWLNGLLVIPFILKIGIGLLSDKVSLFGRGHRLPYMISGLCITAGSLCLAAFIPPVTYFPLFLAVSLLIALGVALYDTVTDGLAVDVTPPEEMGLVQGSMVIGRSLGLVMLAAAYGRVITEFGWGVVFVAATFFSLTPLLLLWRVREPEERPPTRTFDWNALRALWQPRVRLLMVFGILYSFVAYGANAIVALFANEGLGASLVQVGDAAALGGLGMLIGGGIVMALDRKFTIWTRGVGVTVLISLTLLGIALFTSLENVLTMTLVWGMCLAAVELIFVTLAMLNADPRLGAATFAIFMAIGNVGTGLGQATTTGLIDTIDFRWLFALLGVMNLTLLPLLYRLRRLESAPTPS, encoded by the coding sequence ATGCTCGCAGCCACCACCTCCATTACTGATCGTCGTTCAGGTCGTTTAAGCTTGTTCGGCCTGCTCTATTTTGTACAAGGCGCGCTCTTCGCCTACGTCCTCGTCTTCAACAACCTCTACCTGCGCGCCTTCAACGCCTCCGCGCAGCAGTTAGCCTGGCTCAACGGCCTGCTCGTTATTCCCTTCATCCTCAAGATCGGCATTGGCCTCCTCAGCGACAAAGTGAGTCTGTTTGGGCGCGGGCATCGCCTTCCCTACATGATCAGCGGATTATGCATCACGGCCGGCAGCCTCTGCCTCGCCGCCTTCATCCCTCCCGTCACCTACTTCCCCCTATTCCTCGCCGTCTCCTTGCTCATCGCCCTCGGCGTCGCCCTCTACGATACCGTCACCGACGGCCTCGCCGTCGATGTCACCCCTCCCGAAGAAATGGGCCTGGTCCAGGGCAGCATGGTCATCGGGCGGTCACTGGGGCTGGTGATGCTGGCCGCCGCCTATGGCCGCGTCATCACGGAATTCGGATGGGGCGTCGTTTTCGTCGCCGCCACCTTCTTCTCCCTCACGCCTTTGCTTCTATTATGGCGCGTGCGCGAACCAGAAGAACGTCCCCCCACACGCACGTTTGATTGGAATGCCTTGCGCGCCCTCTGGCAGCCGCGCGTCCGCCTCCTGATGGTCTTCGGCATTCTCTACTCCTTCGTGGCCTACGGAGCCAATGCCATTGTCGCCCTCTTCGCCAACGAAGGTCTGGGGGCCAGCCTGGTACAGGTCGGCGACGCGGCGGCGTTGGGCGGCCTGGGCATGCTCATTGGCGGCGGCATCGTCATGGCCCTGGATCGCAAATTCACCATCTGGACGCGGGGCGTGGGCGTCACCGTCCTGATCTCGCTCACGCTGTTGGGCATCGCTCTCTTCACATCGCTGGAAAACGTGCTGACCATGACGCTCGTCTGGGGCATGTGCCTGGCGGCCGTGGAGCTGATCTTCGTCACCCTGGCGATGCTCAATGCGGACCCGCGGCTAGGCGCGGCCACCTTCGCCATCTTCATGGCTATCGGCAACGTGGGGACGGGGTTGGGGCAGGCCACGACTACGGGCTTGATTGACACAATCGACTTTCGCTGGCTCTTCGCCCTGCTCGGCGTAATGAACCTGACGCTGCTCCCCCTGCTCTACCGCTTGCGCCGGCTGGAATCCGCCCCCACGCCCTCATGA
- a CDS encoding WYL domain-containing protein yields the protein MFAEQKLSDIPLVVLDTETTGLRPELGHRVVEVAAVRLENWQKVEEVSQLINPERPMDPEASKVNGIRDEDLLGQPVFGLLQPRLMEIMDGALLVAHNAAFDAGFLGMEFYIAGIHASPATLPNPWLCTLQLARRHFFFGRNNLGHIASKLGVRVGRAHRALSDVYTTAAVLKEMARLLAQRRLDTVGDLLHAQGGPIFAPPPPRFSLPASIETAMVECRQLNIIYLDQYQRTERTITPLYPTQYEGVTYLVAFCHLRQAQRTFRLDRIQSAEIRNGN from the coding sequence ATGTTTGCCGAACAGAAGCTGTCTGACATCCCCCTTGTTGTGCTGGATACCGAAACCACTGGATTGCGCCCAGAATTGGGGCATCGCGTCGTGGAAGTGGCCGCGGTGCGGCTGGAAAACTGGCAGAAAGTAGAAGAAGTAAGTCAACTCATCAACCCGGAACGGCCCATGGATCCGGAGGCCAGCAAGGTGAATGGCATTCGTGACGAGGATTTGCTTGGGCAACCGGTGTTTGGCCTGCTACAGCCACGGCTGATGGAGATAATGGACGGGGCGCTGCTGGTCGCGCACAATGCGGCTTTTGATGCGGGTTTCCTGGGCATGGAGTTTTATATTGCCGGCATTCACGCCTCCCCCGCCACACTGCCCAACCCCTGGCTCTGCACCCTGCAACTTGCCCGCCGCCACTTCTTCTTCGGCCGCAATAACCTCGGACACATCGCCAGCAAACTGGGCGTGCGCGTCGGGCGCGCCCATCGTGCCCTCAGCGATGTCTACACCACCGCTGCCGTCCTCAAAGAGATGGCGCGACTGCTGGCGCAGCGCCGTCTGGACACCGTGGGCGACTTGCTACACGCGCAGGGCGGCCCCATCTTTGCGCCCCCTCCGCCGCGATTCTCTCTCCCTGCTTCAATCGAAACGGCAATGGTAGAATGCCGGCAACTCAACATCATCTACCTCGACCAATACCAACGCACCGAACGCACCATCACCCCCCTCTACCCCACCCAATATGAAGGCGTCACCTATCTCGTCGCCTTCTGCCATCTACGGCAGGCGCAACGCACCTTCCGCCTTGACCGCATCCAATCCGCCGAAATAAGGAACGGAAATTAA
- the nusA gene encoding transcription termination/antitermination protein NusA encodes MKSEFLLAFNEICQARGLPQEVVIEALKTALVSAYRRNVNASSNQQVTVEIDRHTGEPTIYAEKEVVDSIIDDRTEVRIVDARAAGYADVQMGDMVLMDSTPPHFGRIAAQTAKQVILQRVREAEREQLYEDFSAREGEIVNGTVQSISGQNITIGLGRTEALLPRSQQVGGERYRPHDKIRVYVLEVRRTSRGPQIIVSRNHRNLLRRLLELEVPEIYNGQVEIKSIAREAGARSKVAVMALQPGVDPVGACVGMRGVRIQSIVRELNDEKIDVIEWDADQPAFIAKALSPARVSQVFLEDHPEEGKTAVVIVPDDQLSLAIGREGQNARLAAKLTSWRIDIKSLTEAAAESLQLLDSPAVERNVARNKELLEQVQLVLAKKEASRPITAEDYNLLNRFVASTLGRVLRERANRLEESRKKRLEARKQVPKEAWEVSIDVLDLPARVMNLLKENELASVGDVLFQIELGDEALLDLKGFGEKSLETLQEAIEAYYAGVVMPAEPVAAIIEEVEIEAAPTMVVEEAEEEEAAPEVVAAAAVSVEEAEVEEEEEEEVAEAEAEPEPVVEAEVVAPPVAPLDDLAAPLVEPVAPKKPAKPKPTIVVVTEPAPGETEQVADTTGARAGTKKPHKGKQLVYNESTGEVVTKRKRKGSRRRESWEDYDEFEDF; translated from the coding sequence GTGAAAAGTGAATTTCTTCTCGCATTTAATGAAATATGCCAGGCGCGTGGCCTGCCACAAGAAGTCGTCATCGAAGCGCTAAAGACGGCGCTGGTTTCGGCTTATCGGCGCAACGTGAATGCCAGCAGCAACCAACAGGTTACGGTCGAAATTGACCGACACACTGGCGAACCGACGATTTATGCCGAAAAAGAAGTGGTGGATTCGATCATTGATGATCGCACTGAAGTGCGTATTGTGGACGCGCGGGCGGCGGGCTACGCGGACGTGCAAATGGGTGACATGGTGCTGATGGACAGCACGCCACCCCATTTTGGCCGCATTGCCGCGCAGACGGCGAAGCAGGTGATCTTGCAGCGCGTGCGCGAAGCGGAGCGAGAACAGTTGTATGAGGATTTCTCTGCCCGCGAAGGCGAAATTGTCAACGGAACCGTGCAAAGCATCAGCGGGCAAAACATCACGATAGGCCTGGGACGCACGGAGGCGCTGCTGCCGCGCAGCCAACAGGTGGGCGGCGAACGGTATCGCCCCCATGACAAGATTCGTGTCTATGTGTTGGAAGTGCGCCGTACCAGCCGCGGTCCGCAGATTATCGTCAGCCGCAACCACCGCAATTTGCTGCGCCGCCTCCTGGAATTGGAAGTGCCGGAGATCTACAACGGGCAGGTGGAAATTAAGAGCATTGCCCGGGAAGCGGGAGCGCGCTCCAAAGTGGCCGTGATGGCCTTGCAGCCGGGGGTTGACCCGGTAGGGGCGTGCGTGGGGATGCGCGGTGTGCGTATTCAGAGCATTGTGCGCGAGTTGAACGACGAGAAAATCGACGTCATCGAGTGGGATGCGGACCAACCTGCTTTTATTGCCAAAGCGTTGAGTCCGGCGCGCGTCTCGCAAGTTTTCCTGGAAGACCACCCGGAGGAAGGGAAGACGGCCGTGGTGATTGTGCCGGATGACCAGCTTTCGCTGGCGATTGGGCGCGAGGGACAGAACGCGCGCCTGGCGGCGAAGCTGACGAGCTGGCGTATCGACATCAAGAGTTTGACGGAAGCGGCGGCGGAGTCGCTGCAACTGCTGGATAGCCCGGCGGTGGAACGGAATGTGGCGCGCAACAAGGAGCTTTTGGAGCAGGTGCAGTTGGTGCTGGCGAAGAAAGAGGCGTCGCGCCCGATTACGGCGGAAGATTACAATCTCTTGAATCGTTTTGTCGCCAGTACGTTGGGGCGGGTGCTGCGTGAGCGTGCAAACCGGTTGGAGGAGAGCCGTAAGAAGCGGTTGGAGGCACGGAAGCAGGTGCCGAAGGAAGCGTGGGAGGTGTCGATTGATGTGTTGGATTTGCCGGCACGTGTCATGAACCTCCTGAAGGAAAATGAACTCGCCAGCGTTGGCGATGTGCTTTTCCAGATTGAACTGGGTGATGAAGCCCTGCTTGATTTGAAAGGGTTTGGCGAAAAGTCGCTGGAGACACTCCAGGAAGCGATTGAAGCGTATTATGCCGGTGTGGTAATGCCGGCAGAACCGGTCGCCGCTATCATCGAAGAAGTGGAAATAGAAGCCGCCCCGACCATGGTGGTGGAAGAAGCCGAAGAGGAAGAGGCCGCGCCGGAAGTTGTCGCGGCTGCCGCCGTGAGCGTGGAAGAGGCGGAAGTAGAGGAAGAAGAAGAAGAAGAAGTGGCCGAGGCGGAAGCGGAACCGGAACCGGTGGTGGAGGCGGAAGTTGTCGCGCCCCCCGTGGCCCCGCTGGACGACCTGGCCGCACCGTTGGTGGAACCCGTGGCGCCGAAGAAGCCGGCCAAGCCTAAGCCCACGATTGTCGTGGTTACGGAACCCGCGCCGGGAGAAACGGAGCAGGTTGCGGATACGACGGGCGCGCGCGCGGGCACCAAAAAGCCACACAAGGGCAAGCAACTGGTCTACAATGAATCGACGGGCGAAGTGGTAACGAAGCGGAAGCGGAAGGGCAGTCGCCGCCGCGAAAGCTGGGAAGATTATGACGAGTTCGAAGATTTTTAA
- a CDS encoding YlxR family protein — translation MPAKTQPRRKHVPQRTCIACGQKSDKRRLTRLVRVPDEGVVVDPTGKRNGRGAYLCDRPACWEKALSSAILNRALGGELTTAEKQSIAAHKPVTVDREQSQTGNDEHHVMTR, via the coding sequence ATGCCGGCAAAAACGCAACCACGCCGCAAACACGTACCACAACGTACGTGCATAGCCTGTGGGCAAAAGAGCGACAAGCGCCGCCTTACCCGGTTGGTGCGCGTGCCCGATGAGGGCGTTGTCGTTGACCCCACCGGCAAACGCAACGGGCGCGGCGCCTACTTGTGCGACCGTCCCGCCTGTTGGGAGAAAGCCCTCAGCAGCGCGATTCTGAATCGGGCACTGGGCGGCGAGTTGACAACCGCGGAAAAACAGTCAATCGCGGCACATAAGCCGGTCACCGTTGACCGTGAGCAGTCACAGACAGGGAATGATGAACATCATGTAATGACACGTTGA
- the infB gene encoding translation initiation factor IF-2: MTTPIKKLIELPDFITVRDLATMMDISPIVVIKELMTSGIMVNINQQIDFDTAAIVAGELGFEAVPFAEEMPAEEEEADRPAWRQILAHEEEKNLVPRPPVITMLGHVDHGKTSLLDVIRSTNVQAGEVGGITQHIGAYQIEHEGKTITFLDTPGHEAFTAMRARGAQATDIAILVVAADDGVMPQTREAADHARAAHVAIIVALNKIDLPAANPSRVKQQLAEIGLVPDDWDGDTMVIEVSAREQWGIEDLIEAILLIAEDLRPRANPNASPTGTVLEARIEKGRGAMTTLLVQNGTLKVGDTLLIGEHYGRIRSMFDYRGKRTQKAGPSTPVSVSGLNGIPQAGDQFVIVENEKTARKVVAEMTLERGREVKEKRAATLDDFFARLLEGEAKTLNLIIKADVQGSLEPIVTSLNKLNQDEVNLEILRAATGDITENDIMLASASDAVVLGFNVSVDPAARVTASTEEVEIKLYSIIYHLLEDIERAMRGMLAPQYEEVIIGRAEVRQIFHIRNVSTVAGCFMRTGEARRNASARVIRNNTLLHAGNVSSLKHLQENVREVRAGFEFGVSLANWNDIKPGDIIEFFVSQRKEIV, translated from the coding sequence ATGACGACTCCAATAAAGAAATTAATTGAACTGCCCGATTTCATAACCGTTCGTGATCTGGCGACGATGATGGATATTAGCCCAATTGTCGTCATCAAGGAGTTGATGACGAGCGGTATCATGGTAAATATCAATCAGCAGATTGATTTTGATACGGCGGCTATCGTCGCGGGTGAACTCGGGTTTGAAGCGGTGCCGTTTGCGGAGGAAATGCCGGCAGAAGAGGAAGAAGCCGACCGTCCCGCATGGCGACAAATCCTGGCGCACGAGGAAGAGAAAAACCTCGTGCCGCGCCCCCCCGTCATCACCATGCTCGGGCACGTAGACCACGGCAAAACCTCCCTCCTCGACGTTATTCGCTCCACCAACGTCCAGGCCGGTGAAGTTGGCGGCATCACCCAACACATTGGCGCTTACCAGATCGAACACGAAGGCAAAACTATCACCTTCCTCGACACACCCGGCCACGAGGCCTTCACCGCCATGCGTGCCCGCGGCGCGCAGGCCACCGACATCGCCATCCTCGTCGTCGCCGCCGACGACGGCGTCATGCCCCAGACGCGCGAAGCTGCCGACCACGCCCGCGCCGCCCACGTCGCCATCATCGTAGCCCTCAACAAGATCGATCTCCCTGCTGCCAACCCCAGCCGCGTCAAACAACAACTGGCCGAAATTGGCCTCGTCCCCGATGATTGGGACGGCGACACCATGGTCATTGAAGTCTCCGCCAGGGAACAATGGGGCATCGAAGACCTGATCGAAGCCATCTTGCTCATTGCCGAAGATTTGCGTCCGCGGGCCAACCCCAACGCCTCCCCCACCGGAACCGTCCTCGAAGCCCGTATTGAAAAAGGGCGCGGCGCGATGACGACCTTGCTCGTGCAAAACGGTACGCTTAAAGTTGGCGACACCCTGCTCATCGGCGAACATTATGGCCGCATTCGCTCCATGTTTGATTATCGTGGCAAGCGTACGCAGAAAGCCGGCCCCTCCACCCCCGTGTCTGTCTCCGGCTTGAACGGTATTCCCCAGGCCGGCGACCAGTTCGTCATCGTGGAAAACGAGAAAACGGCGCGCAAGGTCGTGGCGGAAATGACCCTGGAGCGCGGACGGGAAGTGAAGGAGAAACGCGCCGCCACCCTGGATGATTTCTTCGCCCGGCTGCTCGAGGGCGAAGCAAAAACCCTGAACCTGATCATCAAGGCCGACGTGCAAGGCTCCCTGGAACCGATTGTCACTTCCCTGAACAAACTGAATCAGGATGAAGTCAATCTGGAAATCTTGCGCGCTGCCACCGGCGACATCACCGAAAACGACATCATGCTGGCTTCCGCCTCCGATGCCGTTGTTCTTGGCTTCAACGTTTCCGTGGACCCGGCAGCCCGCGTTACCGCCAGCACCGAAGAGGTGGAAATCAAGCTGTATAGTATCATCTATCACTTGCTGGAAGATATTGAGCGAGCCATGCGCGGCATGTTGGCGCCCCAATACGAAGAGGTCATCATTGGCCGCGCCGAGGTGCGCCAGATCTTCCACATTCGCAACGTCAGCACGGTGGCCGGCTGCTTCATGCGCACCGGCGAGGCACGCCGCAACGCCAGCGCCCGCGTCATTCGCAATAACACGCTGCTTCATGCCGGCAATGTTTCCAGTCTGAAACATTTGCAAGAAAACGTGCGCGAAGTGCGGGCCGGCTTTGAGTTCGGCGTTTCCCTGGCAAACTGGAATGACATCAAACCGGGCGACATCATTGAGTTCTTCGTCTCGCAACGCAAAGAAATCGTGTAA
- the rbfA gene encoding 30S ribosome-binding factor RbfA: protein MSKIRQQRTAEQIRTLLSELILRELRDPRVQGVTITEVKIDRELQSADIYVGALGDDAREEDVMAGLHSASGFMRRELGHSLRLRTVPMLHFHWDPTLFQAEHIHQLLDQLGDLDADEEE from the coding sequence ATGAGTAAAATACGACAGCAGCGCACCGCCGAGCAAATTCGCACCCTCTTGAGCGAACTGATCCTGCGCGAACTGCGCGACCCGCGCGTCCAGGGTGTGACCATCACGGAAGTGAAGATCGACCGCGAACTCCAGTCCGCCGACATCTACGTCGGCGCCCTGGGGGATGATGCGCGGGAAGAGGATGTGATGGCCGGGCTGCACAGCGCCAGCGGCTTCATGCGCCGCGAATTGGGCCACAGCTTGCGTTTGCGCACCGTGCCCATGCTGCATTTCCACTGGGATCCCACCCTTTTCCAGGCAGAACACATTCACCAACTACTGGACCAACTCGGCGACTTGGACGCTGACGAAGAGGAGTAA
- a CDS encoding bifunctional oligoribonuclease/PAP phosphatase NrnA, translating into MPPETTTAVLDTLRPAQNILIITHIAPDGDAIGSLTGMGLILRQMGKNVTLACDDPVPDHLRFLPDVDAVRQPQIEGAFDLIVAVDCGDEERMGQSLTLLGNPRPPILNIDHHITNTCFGVTNLVDGTTTSTAEILFNLLPVLGVSLTPDIARSLLTGIVTDTLGFRIAGVTAQTISAASVLMEAGADLTMITMQALNLKPLSTLRMYQKGLANMQLRDGLLWTCVSYAEQQEVGYDQASSAGLVSMLGNTSEAAFGVVLMEMADGRVSVGFRCRPPWSVSELATSLGGGGHALASGCTISGPLAAAEQLIVSRGLAEIKRQVARAAAAG; encoded by the coding sequence GTGCCCCCGGAAACGACCACGGCCGTTCTGGATACTTTGCGCCCCGCCCAAAATATCCTGATCATTACCCACATCGCCCCTGATGGCGACGCCATTGGTTCCCTCACGGGCATGGGCCTGATCCTGCGCCAGATGGGCAAAAACGTCACACTGGCTTGCGACGATCCCGTGCCCGACCATCTGCGTTTTTTGCCGGACGTGGACGCCGTGCGCCAGCCCCAAATCGAAGGGGCGTTTGACCTGATTGTGGCGGTGGATTGTGGTGATGAGGAGCGCATGGGGCAGTCGCTGACGCTGCTGGGTAATCCACGCCCGCCCATTCTGAACATCGACCACCACATCACCAACACCTGCTTTGGCGTCACCAACCTGGTGGATGGCACAACCACGTCCACGGCGGAAATCCTCTTCAATCTGCTCCCCGTTTTGGGCGTGTCGCTCACGCCGGACATTGCCCGCAGTCTGCTTACGGGCATCGTCACGGACACGCTGGGCTTCCGCATTGCCGGCGTGACGGCGCAAACCATCAGCGCCGCCAGCGTCCTGATGGAAGCAGGCGCGGACCTGACGATGATCACCATGCAGGCATTGAACCTGAAACCGCTTTCCACTTTGCGTATGTATCAGAAAGGGCTGGCAAATATGCAGCTCCGCGACGGCTTGTTGTGGACGTGTGTCAGTTATGCGGAGCAGCAGGAGGTGGGGTATGACCAGGCCAGCAGCGCTGGGTTGGTGAGCATGTTGGGCAACACGAGCGAGGCGGCGTTTGGCGTGGTGCTGATGGAGATGGCGGATGGGCGGGTGAGCGTGGGTTTTCGCTGTCGCCCGCCGTGGAGCGTGTCAGAGTTGGCGACCAGCCTGGGCGGCGGCGGTCATGCGTTGGCCTCTGGCTGTACCATTTCGGGGCCGTTGGCGGCGGCGGAGCAGTTGATTGTGTCCCGCGGCCTGGCGGAGATTAAACGGCAGGTGGCGCGGGCGGCTGCCGCGGGATGA
- the truB gene encoding tRNA pseudouridine(55) synthase TruB, whose amino-acid sequence MTDASLPFEGVLNIDKPLRLTSHDVVSQVRRVGHMRRVGHAGTLDPLATGVLLIFLGRATRLIEYVAEQRKTYETTIHLGLETDTYDADGTVVATRPVAVSAADVSAALHAFRGDIAQVPPMYSALKKDGQPLYKLARRGIEVARPARPVTIYELDLLSCELPQVRLRVVCSAGTYIRSLAHDLGQTLGCGGHVTALRRTAIGPFTVGEATPLAALNPETLPHYLLPGDVAVRHLPQMTLSAEEAAHLRQGRRWPRLPRQPEAPLARVYDEVGTFLGLAAAADGEWQPRKVF is encoded by the coding sequence ATGACGGACGCATCTCTCCCGTTTGAGGGTGTCTTGAATATCGACAAGCCGTTACGGCTGACGTCGCATGATGTGGTTAGCCAGGTGCGGCGGGTGGGCCATATGCGGCGGGTGGGCCATGCCGGCACGCTCGACCCCCTGGCGACCGGTGTTTTACTCATTTTTCTGGGTCGGGCCACCCGCCTCATCGAATATGTGGCGGAGCAGCGCAAAACGTACGAAACCACCATTCACCTGGGTCTGGAAACCGATACCTACGACGCCGACGGAACTGTCGTGGCGACACGGCCTGTTGCCGTGAGCGCGGCGGACGTGAGCGCGGCTTTGCACGCCTTTCGCGGTGACATAGCCCAGGTTCCGCCGATGTATTCCGCCTTGAAGAAGGATGGGCAGCCGCTGTACAAACTGGCGCGCCGGGGCATCGAAGTAGCCCGCCCCGCGCGTCCGGTGACGATTTATGAATTGGATTTGCTCTCCTGTGAACTGCCTCAGGTGCGCTTGCGGGTGGTGTGTAGTGCCGGCACATACATTCGTAGTCTGGCGCACGATCTGGGGCAAACGCTGGGCTGTGGTGGGCACGTGACTGCCCTGCGACGCACCGCCATTGGCCCGTTCACCGTGGGCGAGGCCACGCCCCTGGCCGCACTCAACCCGGAAACCTTGCCCCACTACCTGCTGCCCGGCGACGTGGCCGTGCGCCACCTGCCCCAGATGACGCTTTCCGCCGAGGAAGCGGCGCACCTGCGCCAGGGCCGTCGCTGGCCGCGCCTGCCGCGCCAGCCGGAAGCGCCGCTGGCGCGGGTCTATGACGAAGTGGGGACGTTTTTGGGATTGGCGGCTGCCGCGGACGGCGAATGGCAGCCGCGCAAGGTGTTTTGA
- a CDS encoding deoxynucleoside kinase, whose product MRKYFITIAGNVGVGKSTLTQRLADRLGWDPVFEAVAENPYLADFYEDMSRWSFHSQIFFLARRLQQHHHLLQRGGSVLQDRSVYEDAEIFARNLFEQGHMSRRDWQNYLELYQTLSQMLQPPHLVVYLRASVPTLRRRIQQRGRSYEQSISDAYLSQLNRLYEEWVTGFTLSPVLTVETDNLDYVQRDQDLELIWGRIQDRLHGKDFLALGGA is encoded by the coding sequence ATGAGAAAATACTTTATTACGATTGCCGGCAACGTCGGCGTCGGCAAATCCACACTCACGCAACGACTGGCGGATCGGCTCGGTTGGGACCCCGTGTTTGAGGCCGTTGCCGAAAATCCCTACCTGGCGGATTTCTATGAAGACATGAGCCGCTGGAGCTTCCACTCGCAGATTTTCTTTCTGGCGCGCCGATTGCAGCAGCACCACCATCTGTTGCAGCGGGGCGGTTCCGTGCTGCAAGACCGCAGCGTCTATGAAGATGCGGAGATATTCGCGCGTAACTTGTTTGAGCAGGGGCACATGAGCCGGCGTGACTGGCAAAACTACCTGGAACTGTACCAGACGTTGTCGCAGATGCTCCAGCCGCCCCATCTCGTCGTTTATCTGCGCGCGTCCGTACCCACGCTGCGCCGCCGTATTCAGCAGCGCGGGCGCAGTTATGAGCAATCCATTTCTGATGCTTATTTGTCGCAACTCAATCGGTTGTATGAGGAGTGGGTGACGGGTTTTACGCTGTCTCCGGTGCTGACGGTGGAGACGGATAACCTGGACTATGTGCAGCGGGATCAGGACCTGGAGCTTATCTGGGGCCGTATTCAGGATCGATTGCACGGGAAGGATTTTCTGGCATTGGGGGGAGCGTGA